From uncultured Pseudodesulfovibrio sp.:
TAATTTCAGGGACGCGGCTCTGTGGCTTGGCGAAGTCGTCAGGCTGTCTGGGGTGAAGTGTGTGAATACGTCGAAATCAAGTATTCTTTATGGTCGGGAGATGCGTTACGAAGCTGAACCGAATTTTGATGAGATACCGGTAAAACGTGTCATGGCTGATTTGTTTCGGACCGAACCGCCGCGAGTGGATCGGAAGGAAGTGAAGCGGTACCTTCATCACGAACTCGCTCTTTGGGCCAGTGTCCGTGATGCTGCGAAAGCCATTCTTGCGGAAGAAGGGACAGCTCTCACGGCTAAGGGGATGGCTGTTTTGAGTCAGTTGGACAAGAGTAATGTCACGTATTTACTTGAGCGATATGAAGGTTATTTGAATGGGATTTTTTATCCCAAGGTCTTCAAGGGCGATGAATCAACGCGAGAGGAAGGTTTGCGATATTATTTCACGTATCTTTGTCGGATGTGTGACGATTTTCTTGTAAAGTTGAACTCTGCGGCCCGTGTTTTTTAAAGCTCCCGCTTGCACGCCAAGGGCATACGCCAACCTGTGCCAAACGAGCGGGGAGTGAGCTTTATTCCAGGAGCAGCCTGTCTGCGTTTGAATTCGGCAAAGCGGACCAACCTTAACACTTTTTTTACCACATCCGGGGCATACCCTTCGGCAATGATTTCCTGCTGTGTTTTTTGTTGTTCAATGTGCAGAGCGAGGATGCCGTCAAGAATATCATAGTCCGGTAGGGAGTCCTGATCCTTTTGGTCCGGTCTGAGTTCAGCAGATGGCGGTTTGGTGATGATGATTTCCGGGATGTCGGGTCTGACGTGTGCATTGTACCAACGGGCCAACGCAAACACGCCGGTTTTGTCCACATCTGAGATTACTGCATATCCTCCAGACATGTCTCCGTAGATAGTGCAGTAGCCCACTGCCAGTTCGGATTTGTTTCCTGTGGTCAGGAGCAAAGAGCCGAATTTGTTGGAGAGAGCCATGAGCAGATTGCCTCGGATACGGGACTGAATGTTTTCTTCAGTCGTATCCGGTTCGGTGCCTGCGAATGATTCGGACAAAGTGGCTTCGAATTGATCCATGATTGGCTGGATGGGAAGGGTTATGGTCTTAATGCCGAGATTCTTTGCCAGCTCAAGAGAGTCATCAATACTACCTTGGCTGGAATAAGGGGAAGGCATGAGTACGCAAGTGACGTTTTCCGCTCCGAGAGCTTCTGCTGCCACTGCGGCTGTCACAGCAGAATCGATACCACCGGACAATCCAACTAATCCTTTGGTAAAACCGCTCTTGTGGACATAGTCGCGGGTTCCGAGTACCAGCGCGTGCCATGTTTCGGACTCGCGTGAAAAATCGTCGTCGGCAATGGTGTTGTCGGCGTCGAGGTCCACAATAAATACATCTTCTTTGAATCCTGACGCACGGGCAATGAGTGTTCCATTTGCCGCAAAACCGCAGGATCGACCATCAAAGACAAGGTCGTCATTCCCACCGACCTGGTTCGCATAGATGAGCGGGATGCCGTATTTATGAGCCACGGTACTGAGCATGTCTTCTCGAAGTTGTTGCTTGCCGAGAAAAAGGGGTGATGCTGACAGGTTCAGGATGACATCGGGGTTATGGTTGGCCGCTTCTTCCAGTGGGTCGCGAGTATAGGATCGGGTGTCCCAATAATCTTTGTCATTCCAAGCATCTTCGCAAATAGTTACGGCGATGGTGTGCCCATTGAATCGGAGAATATTGTTTTCGGAATTGCCCGAAGGAGCCGGTTCGAAATAGCGAGCTTCATCAAATACATCGTAAGTCGGAAGCAGCGTCTTCCTGAATACCTGACGAATTTGTCCGTCCTCACAAAACAGGGCGCAGTTGAAGGCCGGTTTCCCTTGGCCTGTGGCATTTTGCTCCACGGAACCGAGCAGAAGCGGTGGGCCGTCTTTTAGAGCGTGAGCCAGTTCCTCGGCCTGTTGCCGGGCACGAGCCACGAAGCCTCCATATAGGAGCAAGTCGCGAGGAGGGTAGCCGGTCAGGGCCATCTCGGAGGTCATGCACAGGTCTACACCGAGTCGAGCGGCCTTTTGCGCCGCATCCATTATTTTTGCCGTATTGCCAGCAAGGTCCCCGACGATGGGGTTAAGTTGGAGAACAC
This genomic window contains:
- a CDS encoding NAD+ synthase; the encoded protein is MKIGVLQLNPIVGDLAGNTAKIMDAAQKAARLGVDLCMTSEMALTGYPPRDLLLYGGFVARARQQAEELAHALKDGPPLLLGSVEQNATGQGKPAFNCALFCEDGQIRQVFRKTLLPTYDVFDEARYFEPAPSGNSENNILRFNGHTIAVTICEDAWNDKDYWDTRSYTRDPLEEAANHNPDVILNLSASPLFLGKQQLREDMLSTVAHKYGIPLIYANQVGGNDDLVFDGRSCGFAANGTLIARASGFKEDVFIVDLDADNTIADDDFSRESETWHALVLGTRDYVHKSGFTKGLVGLSGGIDSAVTAAVAAEALGAENVTCVLMPSPYSSQGSIDDSLELAKNLGIKTITLPIQPIMDQFEATLSESFAGTEPDTTEENIQSRIRGNLLMALSNKFGSLLLTTGNKSELAVGYCTIYGDMSGGYAVISDVDKTGVFALARWYNAHVRPDIPEIIITKPPSAELRPDQKDQDSLPDYDILDGILALHIEQQKTQQEIIAEGYAPDVVKKVLRLVRFAEFKRRQAAPGIKLTPRSFGTGWRMPLACKREL